The sequence TTAACGCATTATAAGTCATATttgaataataaatattaatataagtCATGGGTAAGCTAAGAAAACAATGTCCGGAATAAATTTTTGGATACTGATAAGAAAAAACAAGGTATAATTGTGAGcaatttgttaaaaaaaataagtgaATGTAAATAACTAACGATGAGTAATGGAACACGAGAAACACAAATGATTGAAGTCAGCTCAAATTTACTGATAAAGAATTACCTACAATGTGCAACCCATGAATGACATTACACTACTGGGATGCACTGTATATGGGCTATTAATTTTCGCCATAATTCGCGACTATCACGGgcgtgtgcgtgtgtgtttcTGTACTTTTTTTTCGTACAATTTCCTCGACGATTGCTGGTCATCTATAATTTTGATAGCAAACACCCCGACTCTCACAATAGATTGTATAATAATGTTGCCATGTGAGTCATCGACGACACGAAAAAGAAAACGGTAAATGAATTCAATTTCAATTGTTGAATGGCCATTGCATATTGATTgtatacacagagaaaaatgaTTGATTGTTGAGTTAAGATGTAGGGGTCATTTGTTCaattaagaaaaaaaagcCGGGTTCATTTACTGACCTTTTATAAGCAATTAAACTATAAGAAATGCTAGTTATGATTTATTATTGAAATGTTAATAGACTTTTCTCCCTATGTACTAGTGGCGATTTCCCTTTTGCTTGGGTTTTTACTGCATTAATTTGGCGAGAACACGTGAGCAAGTGCAGCttgtttgttatttgtttACTAGTTAAATTCTGTCGCCAGATTGAAATGCAAATTGACTTAGAATCGCTATCCATCGCTTTTAAATGAGACATCTAGCCCGATCAATTGGCACGCACTTTCCGGCTTATTTCGCGCTTATCATGGGGTCCCCCCACTAGTCAAATGTTTATCAGTGGGCACTGTAAATACCAAAGAACAAAGGGGAGTTATCTTGTGTGGGGCAGGAAAAGcgaaaacgaaaaaaacaCAGTGGAATAATCAGCAACAGCTGTCAATAAATCAAGAATGCACTTTCTGGGAAGGGGAACTTGAACTTCCTTGAATTATCGACCGTAGGGCTTAGTCACCCACACAGCTACACTTGccactatatatatatgtttgtacattgtacatatatatatatatttattcgtGGTCATGTAACGCACGCCAAAAAAAGAAGGTAGCGCTACCTCTCCCACTCCCACTCCTTAAGTGTGTATGTGTGGTGTTTGTTTGTAATTGAGGCAAAGGTCGCGACTTCCGTCTCGCTTGCACTCGTTGACGCCGTGTCTTACCGCTTGCAAATTCCAATGCAAAAAAGAATgtgttctttttgtttttagcaATTTCTGGGTGTTTCTCCTCTTCCTCTTTTTCTACCTGCGCCTTaccttctgctgctgctgcttcttcttcttcctctGGTGCTCCTACAACTTGCGCCTGTGTGTGTGGTTGTTGTCTCCTGTGTGCGgctgcatgtgtgtgtgcgggGAATTCTTAATAGAGTTTTCCTGGGCCGAAAAGTAGTTGGCTAGAATAGAGCACGATTCACCGATGCCGCCCACGCTTTGGTCCACGTAATTGCATGTAGCTAATATCGCTGCActaattgtttatttgttattttgtttcgCTTGCAAACCGAATTCTTAGCAGTGTGACCCGCGGTATTATCTGTGGATTATACAGTTCGGGTCTAAAAAACATACTTTTAATACCATTTTTATGCATTCGAAAATACCAAGAGTACGGTCTTATTAAATTGACAGGTGGATGACACCGCTAAACGAGTTTTGGCCATTAGACATGTTTCGAACCTTTTTGTGGATTTAGAGTTGCCAGATTTGGTTAAAAAGGATAATAATTGGTGTAGCCTACTGGTTTTGAAAAATACCGCCCTTAATATTGtataaaaaagtaaattttaggcaaaaaaaaaaacgatatGGTGAAAAAGGGCGAGTAAAAACACACCTATATGAAGTGGGGCGAAGACTATCCTGACACAGTGAAGTCGTACAACTGCGTGTACTTATGGAATAGTCGCATGTACAATGTGACTTGAGTTTGGGTTTTTCTGCAAATAAATAATCAGGCCCATCAATATTCATCACCCAACTGAATGTGTTTAAACAAATAAGAGTATTCGGTATAAAAACGAGGATTCAGTACATTAAAAACATTCGGGTTAACTGGTAATAAGTGATTAAAATGCTGAAACTAGCGATTGTGTTAATATGTGGGGTTATAGCTTTGAATTGTCATGGAGTTTTTGCAGAGACCAAATCCGATTGCATTTTAAAAGATCCTCCCAACCAATGTGGGGGACTCTGCCTTGGTGTTTTAACACCGGTGTTGAATCACTTAACCATCCCGCAGGATCACAGGAATCCCAGTGATCCAAAAAAATCCAACGAGGTCCTGGTGAGGCAGTACACGATGGAAAGTCAACTGACTGCCTTGCAAGAAAAACAATCAACATTTGAAAACTCATTGGATAACCAACATAAAACTATGGATATCAACCAGCAGAACGCGACTGATAGACTTGATGAGTTGGAAAGCCAACTGTCAGTTCTACAAGAAACATTACTCACAGTTGAAACTAAACTTAAATATCTGGGATTCGAACAAATTGGCTCGAAATACTTTTATATTGAAAAGCTAACTGAGAAGAATTGGTCCTCTGCTTCAAAATCTTGTCGAAATATGGGAGGCCAACTGGCTGACATTAAGGACCAAGAGGAACTGTCCGCCCTTCAGGGGAGTCTCAAGAAGGACACTCATTACTGGCTGGGCATCAATGACTTGGGCCACAAGGACGAATTCTTGTCCGTGGCCACCGGGAAGCCAGCTCCTTTTCTTAAATGGGCAACAATTCGTCCAACTCGATTGGACACTTCCGACTGCGTATTCCTCTATAATGGTGAAATGTACGATTATCCTTGCAACTATAGTTTCCGGTTTATTTGTCAGTCAGAGGAggaaaataagtaaaaaatataaaaagtcaGCATGTATTAAACGTagaggaaaataatatttaccatttttaaataaaacaactttttttttttaaattagatTGCCTTTGTTCGTTTTCTTTTACAACTATACTGAGTCTTAATCTCTGAGTTTTTAATATATCAAATGTTTATCTCTTTTTATATGAGGAATCTCCATTAATCTCTATTGCTCGCTAAATATAACGTTGCACATTTCGTTGTTTTTCTGATTGAGGGCGAAAGTGCAGCCCGCAGTTTTGTGCGACAATGTGGCACGCACATGTTTGGCATAAGGTCGCTCCACGGACTGTAGGAACACAGAACGAGTGGAGGTTTGTCTGGGCAAAAAATATAGAGTTAATAAAGATGATTTATAAATATGCCTGGAGAAACTCACTTGAGCAGCTGTTCAGGTCGCTGAAGTTGCATGCACAACTTTATGCCACTGTAGAAGTCCAGATCAGCATTCAGACTTAATTTTGGTTCGTGAGTGAGACTGAAATCATGAACTAATTTCGCATAGGTGAAACCAACAGCCACATGACCTAGGACAGCGCTACCAGTACTAAggatagaaaaaaaaaatcaagattAGCTAATCACTTCATTGAATTTGTGGCATTCGACTCACTTTTGCTGAATCTCTGTCTGAGCATTCCGATTCCACAGGCTGAATCCCACCTTGCCATTGAGATCCACACTCCTGGCGCCCAGCACTCGCCAATGAAGAGTGGCTCCTGATGCCAGGATTATGTAGTGCTCGTTGTCCTGGGCCAAGGTAGTTGCCTGGTAGGCGGGCGTCGAATCTGAGGCACTTCCTCCCCACACGTGACCCATTAACTCCGTTTGACCGTTGAAAAAGATCAGGGGTCGCAGCTGGGCGCCCTGCACACTAATCTCCATGCCGGCGGTGACCGTTTCCTCGCCACCCAGTTCATCATCCGCTGGGATTTGGTAATTTCCATCATCGGAGTCACTATCGCCCACCAGCGAACCTAAACCGGCAGTGTATATGCCCAATTTGAAGCTGCTGGCTTGGGAGCGTCCCGCATGGAGCAGAAATTCCACAGAGCCACGCTTGAGGATTCCCTGGTACACTTCCTGGGTACTTAGTAGAGATTCATTGAAGGCAGGAGCCACAGAAAGCTGGCGGGTGAGGACTGTCGTCAGACCTACAAATGATTGTTTAATAGATTGGTTATTTATTAAGGATAAAGAAGCAAAACACTTACCCTTTTGTCCCAGCACATTGTAGTTGTTGACCTGTTTCCTTTTAGCCAGCTCCTTTTCAAACAAAGCCCTGAATCGAGGACACTGCTCAGCTAGCATTCGCAGCTTTTGCAGCACATAGGTTTTGATCTCGAATTGGCGATCATTGGAGGCCAAATAGTCCAACAGGTGACCCAATTGCTCTTGGCTTGGCCTGAGCGATAGGATAATATCCAGAGCTAGAGTGCGAGCAGAGCTATCGAAGCGCCGCTTTTGCTGGAAGAAAATACTTTCAAACTGCTTGCGATGCGAGGGACTAAAACTGCGCGAAGGAAAAGCTTTCAGGGCCTGCAAAGCAGCCACCGATAAATTATGCTCCTCGTCACTTTGGGTCTGCTCCAGCAGGGAATCAATAGTGGCGGGATCCTGGAGATTCTGCAACGCCCTGATATACAATGTGGGCTCCTTGGAGGAGAGACCTTGCAGGAGATAAGTTCGCACCTTCTGCAGCAATGGATCTTCCACATCGAACCTGCTTTGACGCGTTAAGGTGGCCAGAGTTTGGATAATGCTTTCCCTCAGCTTCAACTGCTTTTGGATAGACTCCCACTCTAGTATTCCATACAGGTGTTCAACAATTTTCCTATCCGGATGCGTGGCCACAGCCAGGGACTGCAAGTATTtctccagcagctccaattgCTCGTTTGTGGTTTCCCCCTCTTTGTAGAGGAATCCAAAGGTGGCATTATGAGCATCAAAGGTTTGAACGGCTCCCAAAAGATCAACCAACTGGGGCAGCAATTGTGTGTGCTCATTGAGCAGATCTACGAAGTGTTCTTGCCTTGTGATGCGAGCCAAGGGGATTAGTTTGACGTAAGCCAGAGCCAATGAAGATTTGCCCACGTCCTCGGATTGCAGTTCCTTCAGAGAAGCCTTCAGTTGTTCCTCAAGCTGAAAAAtagatatatttaatttaaaattccaAATCTTTAGTCATTAGCTTACAGTTTGCTCCTTGATCTCGCTGATCATGCCATCTACATCGGATTCCAACTCGAAAACGCGATTCCAGTCTAGCAGGCTCTGGATGACCTCCTCCAAGCTATCCAGTTCCAGCTGTTTCACTTCCTCCGATCCTTGGGAGATGTGTTGCAGGATAAGAGTACTCTTCACAGAGCTTCCCACATCCGGTTTGGCTGCTAGGCTTAGGCGGTGACCCTCCAGGGACTCTGCCTTCAGAAGAGTTCCCCCCGAAGAAAGTTCGTAGGAGACCTGCTCCTGGGCTTGCTGAGTGATGCCCAGAGCTTCCTCTGGGTGATAGTTTACCCTGAGATCCCATAGAGAACAATCTCTTTTGGTTTTCTCCACTTTCGTTGAGGATTTCACTTTGTAGGACACTCGACACAGGCCAGAAACATCCAATTCCTCCTCCTGTGAGCCATCTAGCCTCAACTGCAGAAGTGACGCTATTCCGCGCTTCAAATTGAGCACGGACTGATCTTTTGAACTATGTGCTATGACCTTTTCAGGCTGTCCCTTAACCAGACTTATGTAAAAAGGTCTGTCGGGTATCTGGGTAATGGGACGAGATTTTCCAGAAGCATCCACCCGACTTCCGCTGATAAAGACCTCCAGTAGCTGTACTTCATCCCGACTCCAGACCGAACTGATTTTAAGGTCGGTCTCAAATTTATAACTGGTCTCCTTGGCATTTGAACCTCCCGTCAGGTCTTCGAGAATTACTTGATTTTGCAGCTTGAAGATTTGCTGGCTGTTCGGAGGGACTAAAGCCGCTCTTCCCTCGTCTACAGAAATGTGGGCAAAGAAGACAGAAAGAAAGAATGGAACACGTCATTAGTAAATCGAATTGTTATAACTTTCACCCAGAAGCACAGCTACAAGctgatattttttcatttatttagcCTGGGTCGAGGTTATCAACAAGTGGCCCGCACAGTGGGCGGCATTATTTCCAATAGTGGAAGAATGTGTTTGAGGAAGAGATAATACAATAAAGGGATGGGGTGATAGATAGCAAAGGTCTGCTAGTCTCGGGTGTTCTGGTGTTTTCAAGAACTTTAAAGATTGTATATTTTGTTATCCCAAAAAATTGCAAgtttaagttttaaaaattaataaaatttaatttatagtGGGAATTAGCGTAGACAATAATTCGAATGACGtgtacaaaacaaaaataagtctattttattttaatgaattGTGTCTATCAATGAAAAGCTTTAAATTAACAccttttacaaataatttcaTTGACCTTCAAAACTTTAACACCTTTGCTACCTTTTCGTCCCACTGTCCAAAATCAGCTGCTCCAATTGGAAAGTGTGTCAGATAAAAGTTCTCATCGGTTTTTTGTTTGTGTGGAGGAGCGGCAATGTCAATGTTGTTGTTTATCACTTGTTGTGTGGGTGAACGCAGCAAGAAAGGGTTCATTCAACTTTACTATAAACTTTCTACGTGCTTTTGAATCCGCCAAAACTTATTTACCCCAttaaacattatttaattGGCATTAAAACTCACCGAAACTTCCAAAAAAGAGTGCGAGAAGAAGCAGAGATTGCAACCAGTTTTTATGTTGTTTCTCCATGTTTCAAGTGCCTTTTGTTCGACTTTGTGCTTGCTTTATTGGCTGAGCTGAGGAATTTAAGCTAATTCATTGATAAGACTGTTGTTAAGCCGGCGATTAAGGCAGAATTCTATTAAAACCGACCGACCGCGAGGAGAGAAAAATAACAAAAGCCGATGTCGGCAAACGTAAGGGAAATATAAGCAAACGTAAGGGTTTCAGCGTAAGGCAAACGTAAGTGTCAAACAGCTGATAGTCTGAACCGTGGTGAAAATAAACAGCTGATCGAACCACCTAGAGGGCGCCACCGGATTTATTTAacctaaaaatataatattttatgttttgcaTTCAATTTTTTAGCTGAGGACAATCAGTTAATCCAATTACCAGattcttttcttttaataattaataagtaTTTTTAGATTTATAATTCTCAAATAATGTACCCAATGTAGTACATTCTTTTGTATCTTTATTTGTTCGTATCCCAGGACTTAGCCATCCAAGTTTTCATAAAATTGGATTCATTTTGGtgagttttttttataaacttaatatatttaatacgCATTTTAAGAATTACAATTTGTGGATTTAAGATTCGATTTACATGGTGCAGATGAAATGATCTGCATCAATGCTGGAATAAATGTGTCCCTCGGAAATCATGAAGTCCAGAATGTTGCTAGAAAAATAAACGAAAATTTCACAATTGTGCATGGAATAGAAACTGGTAAAATATCGCTTACGTCAACTCGGAGTCGCTGATGTGTGAGAACTTGGCTTTCAGCTCCTTACGGGAGATGCCCTCCTCGGAGACATTGCTCTTAATGGCTTGGAAGACAGCCTGCTGCTTGGGATCCAGCCCACTCACAATGGCTGAGCTCTGGGAGGCGGTAAAATCGGCTATGGAGCCGGAGCCTGAAGAAGCCACTGCACCAGATCCCCCCTTGTTCTGGTAATCCTCGGCCCTGTAGCGGGCATTAAGCACCTCCAGGAGATGGGTGCACACCTCGTTGGGGTCCAAAACAGGCAGCAGCTTGAATACCATCAAGGTTTTCTGACCCCCCTGCGATCGTGTGGTGCCATAGACCTTCACATAGTTGTTGACCATGACTTCGGGGGCCTTCAGGGCGTCGCCCTCCTCCAGCCAATAGTGCGCATCAATCCTGCCACTATGATCCTCCAGGGTGTAAGTAATCTTCGTCGAGGAAGTCTCGACATTTCGCACTATGCCCACCACACAGGCCATGGCATATTGCATGCCGAACAACTCGATATTGCCCTCGGGGGCATCCACAATCTGCTTAATCACCAGGGGCACTATTCCCTATATTAAGGTACCCAAAGACATGTACAACTTATGGAATAATTGTGTTTTATTCACTCACCTCTCCCTTCTGATTGCTGGCGGCTCCAGCGGGCGCAGTTTGTGTGGCATTGAAATCTCCAACTATAATCGAGTTTTAACCATTGATTTCATTATTTTCGTAAGGATAGGGCAGCTACTTACATGAATCGTTCATTTTGCTGCCTTTTTATTGCTTAgaattaagttttttaaatgaattttaCAATAGGGCGCCGGTAAACAACAAAACGCGCGAATTTGTAGTTGCAAGTGTGACCGTAGGTGACATTTGAAAGAATACCATATTTTTGGTATATACTAAATACGgaaataaattgaaatatatttctaCAAAAACATACCCTTGCATTTAAAAAACACAATTGtggtttttatattttctttttaatccAAATAGTAACCttaacttttaaaaatgtttttaatggAGTGAGTGTAAATGAAAAATTATAACAAGCCTTTAGGTTTTTCTGAATGTTCTTATCTTAGTTCAATGGAACACTTTGGACTTTTAGTCCCTTTGGAACTTATTCTTCCTGAGATTGTTAACTCAATTCATTGCTCAATActgctaattttaaaaacgtTGGTATTGAATCATGGCATGCAATATATGTTACTATCGGTCCCTCTTCTTTTTTGGTTTTACTTCAACGTTGGCCGAAGGACAAATATCCTTGTTTAAGCATTCTCCGCAATTAGGTTTCACTGGGGTGCAAATGGTTTGGCCGAATCCAACGAATAGATGATTAACTTCCGACCAGAGGCTAAAGGGCAGCCACTTCTCCAATGCGATCCGGGTTTGTTCTGGCTCCTTTGTGGGCTTCGGTACCCAACCCAATCTATTTGATAGGCGATGCACATGAACGTCCACTCCAATTCCGGTGATTTTATTCCAGGCCACTGCCATACATATATGAGCCATCTTGGGTCCAACTCCCGGAAGAGCCACAAGTTCCTTGATATTATCCGGAATATCCGAATCATATTTGTCCATAAGTATCTCCACAGTTTGCTTGAGGTATTTTGCTTTGTTCTGCAATGGATAGTCGTAAGATGAATAAGAATTCACGAGTTTGTATTGTGATATGTCTAACCTTATAAAAAGAAACGGGATGCAGCAAGTTCTCCAGTTCTGTTACTGGCATTTCCTTTAATTTAAGTGGAGTCAGAGTTCGGTCTTTAAGGCGATTCATGGCTTCAAAGGTGGTTTGATCCTTGGTTTGACTGGACAACATTAGGGCTACTAAGTTTTGGAAGCGTTGGGTCTGTGAaatgattattattttaaatattccaTAATTTGTATCCTGTTTACTAAGAATACCTTTGCATCTGCTTTGGAGTCCGCACAGCGATGGCATCCCATGGTGTCCACAGGAGCAGTTTTAGAGTTTCTCATGATGCGTATGTTTTCTAAATGATTATACCATAAGGGATGTGGTGCTTGTACTTCCGGATATAAATTTGGATCCAATTGGTTAACCAGTTCTGTTTTCACAGTTTTTAAGGCCTCTAGGCTCTCTTGTATATTCAGTTCCTGCTTTATTTGTGATTCCATTTCCTTCTTGATCTTATCAGTCATTATGGGAGATTCGGCAGCTTCTTGGACCACTTTACATTTGACTACAGTAGCGGAACCAACTTGAATTTTGGTTACCGTATGatctacttttttattttttttcggtggAACTCGAGTTGGAGATAGGGGTTCCTTTTTAAGGGATTCCATTTTAAGTGGTTCCATTTTTAGAGATTCTCCATTTACTTGACGCTGCTTGCGGGTCCTAATCGGGGAGAAGTAAATTGAGCTACTAGATCCTGCCGCACCCACTAGATCCTCAATATCCTGAAAGTTCAGAAACTGCGTCATTACTTCTGCTATAATCATAATATTATGAAATACTTACCCTCACATTATCAGCCCTATTCTGTCGGCTTATTATCTCTGTGGGTTTTATCACGTCTCCTCGTTTAGCCAATTTGTTGGCCAACGTTAGTTTCTTCACATTTTTGGccatatttaatataattccTGCTCTTCTCGCGTTCATatgtttgtttactttttgAACCTATCGATTTCGatataaaaatcaaaaggGTTTCCactaaacggtcatactttaaTGTGTTGCGcggttaaatttaaaatgaagAAATTTTCAGCATATGTTttgcattttattatttaaaattgttgcGCGGTTAAATTTAAGGTTAAGAAATTTTCAGCATATGTAGGTGTACCattgcattttattatttaaaacgGCCTTATATCTAAAATAGCTTAATGGTATTTCTACAACTTTTTTATGAGTttcttattttgttttaaacaaAATGGATTAGGACTACGTATGTATTTACATATAAGATTCTCATCATTGTAGACAATAGCAAAATGtacaattatttaaaaaaatgtccaACATCCAATGACATTTATTCCGATAGCAATTTACTTTCGTGCGTCTGTAAAAAAAACGTTACCAAAAAACTGTATAATATTAATGCCTTTACTCACCTGATGTGCCAGCTTCAGAAGGTGTTCAAAACTGGACCGCCCTGTCTGCAAGACCATTCCATAAAATACTTTGCTCCAGGATTGCGTCAAAAGTTCGTAGGGTGATCCAAATTCCACCAGACTGCCGGCATCCAAAACCATTACCTTATCCGAATCTATGATCGTATTTAACCTATGGGCTATGGTTAGCACAGTGCAATTCTTGAACTTCCGGCGAATGGTTGTCTGAATAAGGGCGTCTGTTTGAGGATCAACATTTGCCGTGGCCTCGTCCATTACTAGGATGCGGTTCTCGCGGAGAATTGCCCTGGCCAAACAGACCAACTGCCGTTGACCCACACTGTAGTTGGCACCCCCCTCAGCGATCATACTTTCAAGACCCTTCGGCAACTCGGATACCTCCTTCTTAAGATGAACCTATAAAAAAAGATTGTAAAAGTAAGGATGCGATGAATAACTTTATCAATATCTCACCTCCTCTAGGGCCTCCCACAACTTATCGTCAGGATACTGTTCAAAGGGATCCAAATTATACCGCATGGTACCGGAAAATAGCACTGGTTCCTGGGGTATTATGGAGATTTTGCTGCGTAGATCGTGTAGTCCAATTTCAGCTATATCTCTACCATCTATCACCATGGACCCATCGTTGTAGGACAATCTGAAGAGGGCATTTATAAGGGAGGATTTACCGGCACCTGTTCTTCCCACAATGCCAATCTTCTCGCGTGGTTGGATAACGAAATCCAGCGACTTTAATACTTTATCCGTTTTGGGATCCGGGTTGTATCGCAGACTAAGTTCTTCCGCTTTAATCCCACCCTCTTGTGGCCAATTTTTGGGAGGTTTCTTTTCCTCTGGAGACTCGAATTCACCTTCCGATTCCAGGTTCTTATATTCCAGAACTCTTTCCACGGACGTCATAGAATTCTCCAGCTCTGCGGATTGCCGCATTCCCCACTGTACAGTCCCAGTCATGGACATAGCTTGGGTGATAGCCAAACCGATTTGTCCGGGATTATCAAGCGGGGGATTAAAGTAGCTCATTATGGTAACCGATATAACATAGGCCACGCAAAACAGATCCAGATAGTATCCGAAAGCTCGATTTGTGGAGAGGAAGGTATAGTATCCTGAACTGTGGAGATCCTGGTAGTTATCGTATTCCTTAGTCAGTAATTCCTGAGCACCCATAGCTCTGATGGTGGGAAGGCCATTCAACGTTGCACTAAAATGCGAATACATCGGAGATCTGGCTACGGCTTCCAATCTTTTCACGTCCCTCGAAGTACTTAGGTAGAATTTACGAAGATAATGGAAAGCCAAAAACATGGTCATGGTATTTACCAAATACCATGGATTTGTGATGCACAAAACTCCTATAATTCCACTGATTGTGAGGAATATTTGTATGCAATCGAGCATGACGGCAGGCAGTATTTCGTCCACTTGTCCCAGATCCATGGCAAATCGATTTAGGATTCTGCCTGAGGGATTTGCGTGAAAGAAATACAGGGCAGTTCGGGAAATACCTTGGAACATGGTATTATGCAACTGGGTGGATGAGTGCATCGCCATGCTGAAGAAGAGTAGAGTTCGAACCAGTGCAAAGATCACTAGGGCTATATTGATTCCACTAAATATGTAAATATCCAACAAAGAAGAGGAGTCGTTGTTTTTTACCCTGTGAATGTAAAgaactaaatattttaaaatacatacaacTCATTAAACTACTTACCAGTAGGACAGGAAGTAATCCCCTCCGGAAGCCAGAATTTGAGTGCCCAGGCAGAAGAATGCCACCAGGACAACAAGAAACCATCCTGAACCCGaggaaaaatatttcttatagaTGTCCAATCCAATTTTTCCTTTGGATCGCGATTCCTCAACGGGTTGCCTTTCATCTTCCCATACAGATTCCGTTCCAGAATCCACTGATGTGATACTGCTTCTACTTACACCACTGCTTTGGCGGGAGTAATTTGACTTATTCTCCTTCGCATCGCCAGATGCATTTACCTCATCAGAATTTTCCTTTTCCTCCTGGGTCTCTTTGGCCAAAAGTTGGGCGAAATCCTGACCGCTTTTCAGCATTTCGTCATATGTGCCAATAGCACTTATTTTTCCCTTATCCATGATCACTATTAGATCGGCATGCTCCAGAAATTGCAGTTGGTGGGTAACCAGGATCACCAGTTTATTTCTGAGAAAGCCACGCATGCACACCTCGAATAAATGACGACCTACGTGGGTATCCACGGCGCTCAAAGGATCGTCAAGGAGATAGGTATCTGCCTGCCGATAAACAGCTCTGGCTAAACTGATCCTGGCTCTTTGACCTCCGGATAGAGAGGCACCTCTTTCGCCCACAAAGGTGCGATCTCCCTGAAGCAGCTCGAAATCTCTTTCCAAAGCACACTTTTTAACGACTTTACGATATCGCTGCTTATCCATGGGCAAACCGAATAGAATATTATCCCTAACGGATGCGTTGAAAAGCCAGGGTTCCTGGGAGGCATACGATATTTTTCCCTCGACCTTCAGCTTTCCAGATTCACCAGGAAGTTCTCCAAGTATAGCCTGAATTAGGCTGGATTTACCCGAACCCACAGGTCCAATGACAGCCACCAATTGCGGTGGCTTCAGActaatgtttatattatccaAAACGGGTTCCACGTGGTCCTG is a genomic window of Drosophila suzukii chromosome 2L, CBGP_Dsuzu_IsoJpt1.0, whole genome shotgun sequence containing:
- the LOC108012550 gene encoding accessory gland protein Acp29AB-like, with product MLKLAIVLICGVIALNCHGVFAETKSDCILKDPPNQCGGLCLGVLTPVLNHLTIPQDHRNPSDPKKSNEVLVRQYTMESQLTALQEKQSTFENSLDNQHKTMDINQQNATDRLDELESQLSVLQETLLTVETKLKYLGFEQIGSKYFYIEKLTEKNWSSASKSCRNMGGQLADIKDQEELSALQGSLKKDTHYWLGINDLGHKDEFLSVATGKPAPFLKWATIRPTRLDTSDCVFLYNGEMYDYPCNYSFRFICQSEEENK
- the Nthl1 gene encoding endonuclease III-like protein 1; its protein translation is MNARRAGIILNMAKNVKKLTLANKLAKRGDVIKPTEIISRQNRADNVRDIEDLVGAAGSSSSIYFSPIRTRKQRQVNGESLKMEPLKMESLKKEPLSPTRVPPKKNKKVDHTVTKIQVGSATVVKCKVVQEAAESPIMTDKIKKEMESQIKQELNIQESLEALKTVKTELVNQLDPNLYPEVQAPHPLWYNHLENIRIMRNSKTAPVDTMGCHRCADSKADAKTQRFQNLVALMLSSQTKDQTTFEAMNRLKDRTLTPLKLKEMPVTELENLLHPVSFYKNKAKYLKQTVEILMDKYDSDIPDNIKELVALPGVGPKMAHICMAVAWNKITGIGVDVHVHRLSNRLGWVPKPTKEPEQTRIALEKWLPFSLWSEVNHLFVGFGQTICTPVKPNCGECLNKDICPSANVEVKPKKKRDR
- the Mtp gene encoding microsomal triacylglycerol transfer protein — translated: MEKQHKNWLQSLLLLALFFGSFDEGRAALVPPNSQQIFKLQNQVILEDLTGGSNAKETSYKFETDLKISSVWSRDEVQLLEVFISGSRVDASGKSRPITQIPDRPFYISLVKGQPEKVIAHSSKDQSVLNLKRGIASLLQLRLDGSQEEELDVSGLCRVSYKVKSSTKVEKTKRDCSLWDLRVNYHPEEALGITQQAQEQVSYELSSGGTLLKAESLEGHRLSLAAKPDVGSSVKSTLILQHISQGSEEVKQLELDSLEEVIQSLLDWNRVFELESDVDGMISEIKEQTLEEQLKASLKELQSEDVGKSSLALAYVKLIPLARITRQEHFVDLLNEHTQLLPQLVDLLGAVQTFDAHNATFGFLYKEGETTNEQLELLEKYLQSLAVATHPDRKIVEHLYGILEWESIQKQLKLRESIIQTLATLTRQSRFDVEDPLLQKVRTYLLQGLSSKEPTLYIRALQNLQDPATIDSLLEQTQSDEEHNLSVAALQALKAFPSRSFSPSHRKQFESIFFQQKRRFDSSARTLALDIILSLRPSQEQLGHLLDYLASNDRQFEIKTYVLQKLRMLAEQCPRFRALFEKELAKRKQVNNYNVLGQKGLTTVLTRQLSVAPAFNESLLSTQEVYQGILKRGSVEFLLHAGRSQASSFKLGIYTAGLGSLVGDSDSDDGNYQIPADDELGGEETVTAGMEISVQGAQLRPLIFFNGQTELMGHVWGGSASDSTPAYQATTLAQDNEHYIILASGATLHWRVLGARSVDLNGKVGFSLWNRNAQTEIQQNTGSAVLGHVAVGFTYAKLVHDFSLTHEPKLSLNADLDFYSGIKLCMQLQRPEQLLKQTSTRSVFLQSVERPYAKHVRATLSHKTAGCTFALNQKNNEMCNVIFSEQ
- the RPA2 gene encoding replication protein A 32 kDa subunit, with product MNDSFGDFNATQTAPAGAASNQKGEGIVPLVIKQIVDAPEGNIELFGMQYAMACVVGIVRNVETSSTKITYTLEDHSGRIDAHYWLEEGDALKAPEVMVNNYVKVYGTTRSQGGQKTLMVFKLLPVLDPNEVCTHLLEVLNARYRAEDYQNKGGSGAVASSGSGSIADFTASQSSAIVSGLDPKQQAVFQAIKSNVSEEGISRKELKAKFSHISDSELTNILDFMISEGHIYSSIDADHFICTM